In the genome of Carettochelys insculpta isolate YL-2023 chromosome 17, ASM3395843v1, whole genome shotgun sequence, the window GCCTGCCCTAAAAGTAAGCACATGTTCACCTGGAATCCCACTGCCTTCTGCTCTGCAGAGACCACTTCTCCAGATTACCCTTGGTCATATGAATGCAAAGGGTGACTAATACTGAGCCTTGCCCAGAGCAGACTGCAAAGTTTTGCCAGCTTCTCATGTccactagagcagtgtttctcaggtGGGGTACCTGTACCCTTGGAGGTATGCAGACATCTTCCACAGGATACGCACCTCACGCAGATCAACGTTTCTCAGTCTGGTGGGCTGTGACTCCACAGAGGTGTCACAGGCTGGCTTTAGGGGGATTACACATGCAGGACCATTTCAACTGCCTGGCAGCCCACACCACCTGTGAAGTTAAGTTGCATGCTCACAAATGAAACACAGGCTTGAGTGGCACACTGCAGTGCAAGTAGAACATTTTCTGTCCATCAAACTCCATTATACTTATATAGGAAAAATGAGAAGAGGAGCAATTTTTTCACCAGTCAGAGTGTGCTGCCATGTGTGTGCATTTTAGGTCTGATTTGGTAAGCCAGcaggttttaagtgaggtgagACTTGGAAGAAGGCAAGACAAATCaatcctgaaaggggtacagctCTCTGGAGAGACTGAGAACCTCTGAGCTATAGCTGCTGGCTTGCCACACCACCAGGTCCCCAGGAAGTCACTGAGGCTACGTGTCCggatggtgggtgctatttcgggatatggTGGCATCCCAAATAGCTGTCCACATCTATGTTTATTTTGTGCTTAGGGCaccacgtagacatagcctgagtgaccaGGCTCTGTAGGACTGGTGTCAGCTGTTGTGCGCTAGAAAAGCCAGCTGCTGCtaggcaaaaaacaaacaaacaaacacactctCAGTCCACCCAGACACCTTCCTGCTCCCTGACCTCCAGAGCAGCTCCTTGCAGCCTCCCAGTGCGAGCAGAGAGCACAGCAAAGAAACTCACCTGGATGACCGTCTTCAGCGTGGACGCTTGCACGATGGTGGTACAGATCAGCGAGTCGGGCTGCTGGTCCCTGCCGTAGATCTCCCCCATGGTGAAGATCATGGGGATGGCCAGCAGGAAAGAGGCCACCCAGATGCAGCTGATGAACTTCTTGGTCCTGCTCCTGGACATGATGCTCTTGGCTTTGAAGGGGTGGCAGATGGCCATGTAGCGCTCCACGCTGAGGCTGGCGATGTTGAGGGCGGTGGCGTAGGTGCAGGCGTCCCGCAGGAAGTAGTAGCCCTTGCAGACGGCGCCGCCGAAGGCCCAGGGGTGGTGCACCCAGATGAAGTTGTACAGCTCGATGGGCATGCACAGCAGGAAGATGAGCAGGTCGGAGAAGGCCAGGCTGGCCAGGTGGTAGTGCACCGTGCTCTGCAGGTTCTGCAGGGACTTCTTGCGCACCAGCGTGTAGGCGGTGATGGAGTTGCCCACGGTGCCCACCAGGAAGAGCGCCAGGTAGATGACCGTGACCATGACTTTGGAGTAGATGTCGGTGTTCACGTCCAGGTCCTCCTCGTCCGGCCCCTTGGAGTAGAGCTCCGAGCTGTTGGAGAGGTTCCCGGCTGCGGGCGGCAGCGCAGAGCCCGTGGGCTGCAGGGGGCCCAGCCCCGGGGGCTGCTGCCCGGCCGACGTGGCGTTCAGGTGCATGGCCGGGATGCGCGGCGGAGGCGGCGGCCCCGGGTGGTACCCAGCCAGAGGCGCCCGCCCGCTCCGCCCGGCGGCAAGCGGCCGCTGCAACCCAAGTGGAAACTTGGCTGGTGGAAAGGTGCCGGCCAGGGTCCGCCCCGCCGGCTGGGAGCAGCCTCCAGCGCCtcgcgggctgggctgggctgggctgggctggcgcgTCCTCTCCGTCCCAgcgcggctcggctcggctcggctcggctccacGCTGCGAGCGGCGCGGCCGCGGTTTCCTAGGGCCGGGCGCTCTCAATCCCGCAGCCCGGGAGCGGGGGCGAACAGACTGGAAAAGCCGGAGCCGGGAGGATCCCGCTCATCTTTATCCCCttctctccccccctcccccgggcccgAGTTGCACCGTCGCAAGagagagccccacccccacccccaggcatccCCTCCCCCGTATCCAGGACGGGGGATGCTCCTGCATCCCGCACGGGTTCAGCCCGAGCTTGCGAACGCTGCCGGGTTCGAACCGCGGAGCCCGCCTCCCTCCGGAGCGCCCGGACAGCCCCGGTGCGCCGCAGAAGCGCCCATAAAACCCGGGACCCCGCCCCTGGATGCAAATGGGTAGTTCTGGCCCCAAACCGCACCGTGTACAATCTAAGCAGGGAATGTGGAGCCACAGCACTTCGTGGGAGAAAGCCGGACTGCAGAGCAGCTTGGCCCCGGTAGGCTGGAGCCTGGGTATCTTTTGTCTTAACAACCCCTTTCCCACAGCAGGCCCTAGTGCAGCCAGAAAAAAACCAGCTTGTGTTGCAAACGGGTGGCGCCCCACAAAGACACAAGTCCCGCGGAGGCTGCAGGATCTTACCGGGTTTTGCTTCCCGATTCCAAAAGCAGGCCAGAAAAATCCAAAGTCCAACACAACCTAGAGCCAAAGCTGCACAAATACACAGTGTGGGACAGCTGGTCTTGCTGTGCCCCAGCACAGTTTTGCCCAGAAGCCAGTTCATTCCACTGGATAAAGCCATCAAGTGGTGTGGCTGTGAGCCCTGCTATTTAATACAGTTGAATGAAACAGAAGCAGGGCCCAGTGGATCCAGTTTTTGCCCTTCTTCAAATTAATTTGTGACCAGCCCAGCATGAATGAAAGATGGGGATTTATTTTCTGCAGCCAACCTTTTCCCAAGGCATCCTGGCTTGGGACTATTGCAAAGCCTAGGACTGAATTGGAGGATGGATGTGGGGTGGGTGTAGGGGTTAATTGCGGAAGAACTTTGTACCTGGCAATTTAGGGGTGTGTTGGCAACACACTCCCCCATATCTGATGAACCAAGAACATGACTTAGGAAAAATCAGCGCTCCAGGTAAGTGGTGGTGCTCATGCAGCAGAACATAAAGGGAGGGGAACAAACGTTGTAATCTAGTGCAATCAGCTGTAACAAACACAGGAAACCAAATTAAGGAACAGAACAAGTTCTGATAGATCAATAACTAATAAAGAAATACCTTACCTGGTAATAAGTGACCTACCGGAATTGCATAGcaaggcaagaaaaaaaaacaaaacaaaccacatacataaggcagcacagaaagtatGGCAATTGGGACTTCACCAatgggccatggcactggttTCTTAGAAGACTAGAGAACTCCTACTCATCTGCAGCTGAcctgggtttccagctgctgccgggACCTAAGAGCTGCTTTCCTGTCATGCTTTTTAGTTAAGGAGTTTTGTTAAAACTTGTCAGGGAATAAATTGATTGTGTTTGACAGACACGTGTGCAGAGTGTTTTGTACTGAGAGAACCCAGTGTCAAACCTCAATTACTCTTGCCTGTAGCAGTGGGGAGGGATAGAAACCACCAGTGCTTGAGA includes:
- the NTSR1 gene encoding neurotensin receptor type 1; its protein translation is MHLNATSAGQQPPGLGPLQPTGSALPPAAGNLSNSSELYSKGPDEEDLDVNTDIYSKVMVTVIYLALFLVGTVGNSITAYTLVRKKSLQNLQSTVHYHLASLAFSDLLIFLLCMPIELYNFIWVHHPWAFGGAVCKGYYFLRDACTYATALNIASLSVERYMAICHPFKAKSIMSRSRTKKFISCIWVASFLLAIPMIFTMGEIYGRDQQPDSLICTTIVQASTLKTVIQVNTFISFVFPMVVISVLNSIIANQLIVMFKQAAQENQVCIIGGQQTMLSMSMEPSRVQALKHGVRVLRAVVIAFVVCWLPYHVRRLMFCYVPSDHWTEFLYNFYHYFYMLTNVLFYVSSAINPILYNLVSANFRQIFLSTLMFLCLPWRKKKKRPNFTRKSNSISSNHTFSSQVTRETTY